In Micromonospora sp. WMMD980, the following are encoded in one genomic region:
- a CDS encoding polysaccharide biosynthesis protein has product MTFLTTGRRVLITGGTGSFGRTMTRRLLDRDVAEIRVFSRDEAKQDDLRRLLGDERVRYYVGDVRDYDSVLRASRGIDYIFHAAALKQVPSCEFFPLEAVRTNILGSANVVEAAERNGVGSVVVLSTDKAVYPVNAMGMSKAMMEKVAQAHARGNPGSATTVSCVRYGNVMYSRGSVIPLFIEQIKAGRAPTVTDPSMTRFLMSLDESVELVEHAFQHARPGDIFIRKAAACTVGDLARAVCQLFDVPPKLDVIGVRHGEKLAETLASREELTQADDFGDFLRVPLDARDLNYSLYVSEGELDDGAMPDFNSSNAPRLGVPEIVALLTRLPEVRAELALRDPVLAC; this is encoded by the coding sequence GTGACTTTCTTGACCACTGGACGACGTGTGCTGATCACGGGCGGGACGGGCTCGTTCGGTCGAACCATGACCCGTCGGCTTCTCGACCGGGACGTTGCTGAGATCCGGGTGTTCAGCCGGGACGAAGCCAAGCAGGACGACCTGCGCCGGCTGCTCGGCGACGAGCGCGTCCGCTACTACGTCGGGGACGTGCGCGACTACGACTCGGTGTTGCGCGCCAGCCGCGGAATCGACTACATCTTCCACGCGGCCGCGCTCAAGCAGGTGCCGTCATGCGAGTTCTTCCCCCTCGAAGCCGTGCGGACGAACATTCTCGGCAGTGCGAACGTCGTCGAGGCGGCCGAGCGCAACGGCGTCGGCTCGGTCGTGGTGTTGAGCACGGACAAGGCCGTCTACCCGGTCAACGCGATGGGCATGAGCAAGGCGATGATGGAGAAGGTCGCGCAGGCCCACGCGCGCGGCAATCCGGGCAGCGCCACCACCGTCTCCTGTGTGCGGTACGGAAACGTGATGTATTCGCGTGGCTCGGTGATCCCGCTCTTCATCGAGCAGATCAAGGCCGGGCGAGCGCCGACCGTGACCGATCCGTCGATGACCCGCTTCCTGATGTCGTTGGACGAGTCGGTGGAGCTGGTGGAACACGCCTTCCAACACGCCCGTCCGGGCGACATCTTCATCCGCAAGGCTGCCGCCTGCACCGTCGGGGACCTGGCCCGTGCGGTCTGCCAGCTCTTCGATGTGCCGCCGAAGCTGGACGTCATCGGGGTCCGGCACGGGGAGAAGCTCGCCGAGACGCTCGCGAGTCGCGAGGAACTGACCCAGGCCGACGACTTCGGCGACTTCCTGCGGGTGCCGCTGGACGCCCGCGACCTCAACTACTCGCTCTACGTCTCCGAGGGCGAACTCGACGACGGAGCCATGCCGGACTTCAACTCGTCCAATGCGCCGCGGCTGGGCGTACCGGAGATCGTCGCGCTGCTGACGCGGTTGCCGGAGGTCCGCGCGGAGTTGGCGTTGCGGGATCCGGTGCTGGCGTGCTGA